The genomic interval ACTTCGATAATGAACGGCTCGATCAAAGCGCCCGGGACGCCCTTGAGGCGGCTATTGCCGACTATAATAAGATGTTCAAAACGAACTTTGACACGTCCCGTGACCGCTTCGAAAATTATTATAAAGATGTGGCGCGGCGCGTGAAAGACCGTGAGGTGGATATGCTGATCGTGGTCAATATGTTCCTGACCGGCTTTGATGCCACCACGCTGAACACGCTCTGGGTTGATAAGAACTTAAGACTGCACGGGCTCATTCAGGCATTTTCACGAACCAACCGCATCTTGAACCGCGTTAAGACCTTTGGCAATATCGTGTGCTTCCGTTACTTAAAAGAAGCGACCGACGAGGCTATCGCACTCTTTGGCGATAAAGAAGCGGGCGGCATCGTGCTGTTGAAAACCTTCGAAGAATATTACGATGGCTATGAAGATAAGGGAAAAAAGTATCCCGGATATAAGGCGCTCGTTGAAGAACTGCAAAGAGAATTCCCCTTGGGAAAAGCAATTGTTGGAGAAGAGAAGAAGAAAGCCTTTATAAAGCTTTTCGGTGCCCTCTTACGGCAGCGCAATATTCTGACTGCCTTCGACGAGTTCGAGGGAAGGGAAATCCTTTCCCAACGGGATTTGCAGGATTATCAAAGCCGCTATATTGATCTGTACCAAGAGCTGCGTCCTCAAGGCGAAGGCGGCAAGGAAAATATCAACGACGATATTATCTTTGAGATGGAACTCATCAAACAGATCGAAGTCAATATCGATTATATTTTGATGCTTGTTGCCCAGTATCACGAAAGCAACTGCTCGAATAAGGAAATCTTGGCAACCATCGATAAAGCCATCAGCTCGAGTATCGAACTGCGCAGCAAAAAAGAACTGATCATAAGCTTTGTTGACCGGATCAGTGCCGGCACCAAGGTCGACGAGGATTGGCGCAAATTCGTGGATGAACAAAAAGAAACGGATCTCAGCGCGCTCATCCAAGAGGAAGAACTCAAGGAAGAGGAAACGAGAAGCTTCGTCGATAACGCCTTCCGCGACGGATTCCTTAAAACTACAGGTATGGACATTGATACGATCCTGCCGCCCTTATCACGCTTTGGCGGCAGAAGAGAGAAAACGAAGGAAGGAATCATTGCTAAACTCCTTGCCTTCTTCGAGAAATATTTGGGGCTGGTCTAGGGTATGAAGGGCATGTGCACCCGGGAATGGCTAAAGCGCGTTCCGCCGGAGCGGCGGCTATTCATACTTCTGCACCTCGTCGTGGATATATTCCAGTTGGACGCCGCCTTGCCGAAACATGGCCTCTGACTCGGCTCCATCATGATAGCGGCGCTCACAGACGACGCGCACAATGCCGCAGTTGATAATCAACATGGCGCACACGCGGCAGGGTGTCATCCGGCAGTATAAGGTGCCGCCGTCAATGGACACGCCCAGTTTCGCGGCTTGGGCAATAGCGTTTTGTTCGGCGTGCACCGTACGCACGCAATGTTCCGTAATGGTGCCGTCGCCATGGACCATCTTCTTGAATTGATGTCCCACCTCATCACAATGGGGGAAGCCCTTAGGCGCCCCCACATACCCGCTCACGAGCAAGCGTTGATCCCGTGCAATGACGCAGCCGCTTCTGCCTCGGCTGCAGGTGGCACGCTTGGCAATAGCGTTCGTCACCTCCATAAAATATTCATCCCACGTAGGGCGTCGATATTTTCCTGTCATAACCAAATCTCCCTAAAAACACGCTTCCTTATAACTACGAAAATTCCCCAAGCGCGCCATGAATCCACAACCGCCTCTAGCGCTTCGTTTTTATGGGTGCTGTCGCAGCAAGCGCCTAAAAAGGTTCATCCAATGCGGTGATAGGATCGCAAGTCAGCATATGCGCACTTTGCGGGTGCTTGCGTACGGTCAAATAATCGCCGGCAGCCAGATCAAGATAATCATGGGAGTTATCGAAAGCCAACACGGCGGGTCCCCGTGTAATTTCGAAACGTACCTCATCGCGTTCGGAAACAATAACATGGTTGACGGGGTGGGTAGTCGCTTTGAAAGCAAGCCCGATCCCCTCCTTAAAAATACCTTTTGTAATCGCTTTAAAATAGGCGGAGCTGCCGAAGGCGGTGCAAGCCACAAAGCCATCGCTGACTACCTCAACCCCATTTTCAAAGGGTATATCATTAACCCAAAGGCAAAAGCGTACAGCGCTGTTAATGCGTCCCATATGCACATTCACTTCATTAAGACAGGTGAGTATAAAATCCGCTTCTTGCCGCTGGTCCGAAGAAAAGACCGCACATTCCAGTTTGGAGTAATGAGAATGAACCATCTCGTTGCGCGCGAGGGCTTCAACCACTTCCCGAGGCGATTTGGGGATGCAGCGATGACCGCGGCGGCTGTTCAGTATAGGCACCTTGGGTATGCCCGGCCAGCGCAGCTCCGCCGTGAGCAGGGTACCATCACCGCCATAACAAATCACAATATCCGGATTCTTATCCACAACAACAAAGGCGGCGTCGAAAGCTTGCACCAAAGGCAGCAGCGCTTCCGCCTGAACGCCAAAAAGAACAATGCGGTAGGGCCGCTCTATTTT from Candidatus Hydrogenedentota bacterium carries:
- a CDS encoding type I restriction endonuclease subunit R, with the protein product FDNERLDQSARDALEAAIADYNKMFKTNFDTSRDRFENYYKDVARRVKDREVDMLIVVNMFLTGFDATTLNTLWVDKNLRLHGLIQAFSRTNRILNRVKTFGNIVCFRYLKEATDEAIALFGDKEAGGIVLLKTFEEYYDGYEDKGKKYPGYKALVEELQREFPLGKAIVGEEKKKAFIKLFGALLRQRNILTAFDEFEGREILSQRDLQDYQSRYIDLYQELRPQGEGGKENINDDIIFEMELIKQIEVNIDYILMLVAQYHESNCSNKEILATIDKAISSSIELRSKKELIISFVDRISAGTKVDEDWRKFVDEQKETDLSALIQEEELKEEETRSFVDNAFRDGFLKTTGMDIDTILPPLSRFGGRREKTKEGIIAKLLAFFEKYLGLV
- a CDS encoding cell division protein DedD gives rise to the protein MTGKYRRPTWDEYFMEVTNAIAKRATCSRGRSGCVIARDQRLLVSGYVGAPKGFPHCDEVGHQFKKMVHGDGTITEHCVRTVHAEQNAIAQAAKLGVSIDGGTLYCRMTPCRVCAMLIINCGIVRVVCERRYHDGAESEAMFRQGGVQLEYIHDEVQKYE